One genomic region from Bacillus aquiflavi encodes:
- the spoVID gene encoding stage VI sporulation protein D — MSQENQSFLKFSIEESIWFQKGQEVAELISISLDPDVTLQESERFVTINGLLQLSGEYKRVGADEIEEEPFSAPKFIHFVEERDDGVCEFNHHFPVDITIPLNRVKNIYDVNVEIESFDYLLPERSCLKLTADLRISGLYEENQQSEEIVEEATRHAASLVEEKTTHAELDQEEQIEETEEPQNTLFQPFEVEARKEPTEKMNTVETHHISKKENVLSLENFEADKKEEEIFTKTKKPLKIEENRETINITEEESNESSFEISFSAQRNEEQKITIQQEHEIGEESSFESYDLEIESIESSDDIEESESSPEDVKYKKKKKITKKKGLSLTEFFARKEEEEHTKIRVCIVQEGETLDRLAQKYNVSRQQILRVNELDETQNVYKGQVLYVPVFQKTK, encoded by the coding sequence TTGTCTCAAGAAAATCAATCATTTTTGAAGTTTTCAATAGAGGAGTCAATTTGGTTCCAAAAAGGACAGGAAGTAGCAGAACTTATTTCAATTTCACTTGATCCTGATGTTACGCTACAAGAAAGCGAGCGTTTTGTTACTATTAATGGCTTATTACAATTGTCTGGAGAATATAAGCGTGTTGGAGCAGATGAAATAGAGGAGGAGCCATTTTCTGCTCCAAAATTTATTCATTTTGTAGAAGAAAGAGACGATGGTGTTTGTGAGTTCAATCACCACTTCCCTGTTGACATTACGATTCCACTTAATCGTGTGAAAAATATTTACGATGTTAATGTAGAAATTGAATCGTTTGATTATTTATTACCCGAACGCAGTTGTTTAAAGCTTACAGCTGATTTAAGAATTTCAGGGCTATATGAGGAAAACCAACAGAGTGAAGAGATAGTGGAGGAAGCAACTAGGCATGCTGCTTCACTAGTTGAAGAAAAGACAACACATGCTGAACTTGATCAAGAGGAGCAAATAGAGGAAACAGAGGAACCACAAAACACGTTGTTTCAGCCTTTTGAAGTGGAAGCCAGAAAAGAACCGACAGAAAAAATGAATACAGTTGAAACTCATCATATTTCCAAAAAAGAAAATGTACTATCTTTAGAAAACTTTGAAGCTGACAAAAAAGAAGAAGAGATTTTCACAAAAACAAAAAAACCTCTCAAGATTGAGGAAAATAGAGAAACAATTAACATAACAGAGGAAGAAAGCAATGAATCTAGCTTTGAAATATCCTTTTCTGCTCAGCGGAATGAAGAACAAAAAATAACGATACAACAAGAACATGAAATTGGAGAAGAATCATCATTTGAATCTTATGATCTAGAAATTGAATCGATAGAATCTAGTGATGATATTGAAGAAAGTGAATCTTCACCAGAGGATGTAAAATATAAAAAGAAGAAGAAAATAACGAAAAAGAAAGGACTATCATTAACAGAGTTTTTTGCAAGAAAAGAAGAAGAAGAACATACGAAAATTAGAGTATGTATTGTTCAAGAAGGAGAGACATTAGATCGGCTTGCTCAAAAATATAATGTTAGCAGACAACAGATTTTACGAGTCAACGAACTTGATGAAACTCAAAACGTATATAAAGGGCAAGTTTTATATGTACCAGTATTTCAAAAAACTAAATAA
- the ysxE gene encoding spore coat protein YsxE — protein MDEQNRLKHFTPILKQYSLKPYFVEDFGNIQKVYSNKGVFALKKITPFSGIDFIHHVQFLYQKGYNRIVPIYPTIDGRYGILDNHKLYYLMPWLSNEMKENRDGRHKQLFRELARLHTLSAKEIAIDKDEKTEHYENTVLKWQKDEEFINGFIEICEKNWYMSPFELLFCLYFNDINQALRFAKGKLEEWYEKTKEETNVRAVIIHGKVSTEHFLYDDRGYGFFINFENSKLAPPFHDLLPFLSRSLKGYPKQHEACLDWIYTYFKYFPFKEDELSLFLSYFAYPGSLIRVAQNYYLKKTRKKEFKFVQQLQQEYWHMKNIEYIVMKIDESERQKKHAQEGAKE, from the coding sequence ATGGATGAACAGAATCGTCTGAAACACTTTACTCCTATTTTAAAACAATACTCGCTGAAACCATATTTTGTTGAAGATTTTGGGAATATACAAAAAGTATATTCAAATAAAGGTGTTTTTGCCTTAAAAAAAATTACCCCTTTTTCAGGTATTGACTTTATTCATCATGTACAGTTTCTATATCAAAAAGGTTATAATCGAATTGTTCCGATTTATCCAACTATTGATGGCCGTTATGGAATTTTGGATAATCATAAGCTTTATTATTTAATGCCGTGGTTGTCGAATGAAATGAAAGAAAATCGAGATGGGCGTCATAAACAGCTTTTTCGGGAATTGGCAAGGCTACACACATTATCAGCTAAAGAAATAGCGATTGATAAAGATGAAAAAACGGAACACTACGAAAATACCGTTTTAAAATGGCAAAAAGATGAGGAATTTATAAATGGATTTATTGAGATCTGTGAGAAAAATTGGTATATGTCACCTTTTGAATTGCTATTTTGCCTTTATTTTAATGACATCAATCAGGCTCTTCGTTTTGCTAAGGGAAAGCTTGAAGAGTGGTATGAAAAAACAAAGGAAGAAACGAATGTGCGGGCAGTTATCATTCACGGGAAGGTCTCGACTGAGCATTTTTTATACGATGACCGCGGCTACGGCTTTTTTATTAATTTTGAGAATTCCAAACTAGCTCCACCTTTTCATGATTTGCTGCCGTTTCTATCCCGCTCTTTAAAAGGCTATCCTAAACAGCATGAAGCTTGTCTTGATTGGATATACACTTACTTTAAGTACTTTCCTTTTAAAGAAGATGAATTGTCATTATTTTTAAGCTATTTTGCTTATCCAGGATCATTAATTCGTGTTGCCCAAAACTACTACTTAAAAAAAACACGAAAAAAAGAATTTAAATTTGTACAGCAATTGCAACAAGAGTATTGGCATATGAAAAATATTGAGTATATCGTAATGAAAATAGATGAAAGTGAAAGACAAAAAAAGCATGCTCAGGAAGGAGCCAAGGAATAA